CACCCTTGGTGTCAAAGAAATTTTGACACGCCCGCCCGATCTGATTGTTTCGGGTATTAACAAAGGAGCCAATCTGGGTGAAGATGTCCATTATTCCGGCACCGTTTCCGCGGCGGTTGAGGGGGGCATTATGGGGATTCCCTCTATTGCGCTTTCTTTGATGGGACGGGATCATTATAATTTTTCCGGTGCGGCTCAATTTGCCGTGCGGCTTGCGAAAAAAGTTTTGAAAGAGGGGCTTCCTCCCGGTGTGATTTTGAATGTTAATATCCCCAATCTTTTTTTAAAACAGATTAAGGGGCATCAATTTACCAAACAGGGAAAACGCAATTATGGGGATATTATCGCCGAGAGAATTGATCCGCGCGGCAAAAAATATTACTGGATCGGTGGGGACCAGTTTGATTTTGAAAATATTTCCGGTTCCGATTGCAACGCGCTTTTGGCCAATTACATTTCCATCACACCCATTAAAGTCAACATAACCGACCAC
This genomic interval from Deltaproteobacteria bacterium contains the following:
- the surE gene encoding 5'/3'-nucleotidase SurE, with translation TLGVKEILTRPPDLIVSGINKGANLGEDVHYSGTVSAAVEGGIMGIPSIALSLMGRDHYNFSGAAQFAVRLAKKVLKEGLPPGVILNVNIPNLFLKQIKGHQFTKQGKRNYGDIIAERIDPRGKKYYWIGGDQFDFENISGSDCNALLANYISITPIKVNITDHEFLDTLRKWKL